One Nerophis lumbriciformis linkage group LG21, RoL_Nlum_v2.1, whole genome shotgun sequence DNA segment encodes these proteins:
- the LOC133620962 gene encoding uncharacterized protein isoform X2: MEQEEPQISHVKEEDEESQTPLVKKEEEDPRTPHIKEEEEEISIRQEGEHLKWLEEFPVIGVIVKSEDYEVKVESEENIEVEPPSSSSIQHMTTEADGDHTEYEDSKADKTCHTDNTRFKCSHCDKTFKRPSGLKRHMRIHTGEKPFSCSECGKSFLRKYVLNEHMLRHSGEKPFSCSICGKNFIQSHYVKVHMRLHTGEKPNTCSICGKGFVRRSNLKAHMRTHTREKPFSCSLCGKGFAQINLLKEHMQIHTGEKRFSCSACGKGFARTLFLKEHMSIHTGEKPFSCSVCGKSFARKILLKEHLRTHTGEKPFSCSVCDKGFAHKSLLKEHMQIHTGEKPFSCSVCGKGFSRRHLLIEHIRIHTGEKPFSCSVCGKGFAGKKLLKGHLRTHTGEKPFSCSACGKGFARTHMLKEHMRIHTGEKPFSCSACGKGFARNHLLKEHMRIHTGEKPFSCSVCGKSFARKKLLKEHMRIHTGENPFSCSICGKSFARSNMFKVHMRTHTGEKVLSCSVCGERFSYKYQCKKHTCAGENSSSK; encoded by the coding sequence ATGGAGCAGGAGGAGCCACAGATCTCCCACGTTAAGGAGGAAGACGAAGAGTCACAGACTCCTCtcgttaaaaaggaagaggaagaccCACGGACCCCCCAcatcaaagaggaagaggaggaaatcAGTATCAGGCAGGAGGGAGAGCATCTTAAATggttggaggagttcccagtgattggtgtgattgtgaagagtgaagattatGAGGTAAaagttgaaagtgaggagaatatAGAggtggagcctccaagcagcagctcaattcaacacatgacaacagaagctgatggagaccacactgagtatgaagactctaaagctgataagacatgtcacactgacaacacacgctttaaatgttctcactgtgacaaaacttttaaacGCCCTAGTGGTcttaaaagacacatgagaatacacactggagaaaaacccttttcctgctcagaatgtggtaaaagttttttaCGAAAATATGTGTTGAACGAACACATGCTGAGACACTCTGGAGAAAagcctttttcttgttcaatctgcggtaaaaatTTTATACAAAGTCACTatgtgaaagtacacatgagattacacaccggagaaaaaccaaatacctgttcaatctgtgggAAAGGTTTTGTAAGACGTTCCAATttgaaagcacacatgagaacacacactagagaaaaacccttttcctgctcgttatgtggtaaaggttttgctcAAATAAATTTGTTGAAAGAACACATgcaaatacacactggagaaaaacgttTTTCCTGCTCAgcatgtggtaaaggttttgcacgGACACTTTTTTTGAAAGAACACATGAGtatacacaccggagaaaaacctttttcctgctcagtatGTGGTAAAAGCTTTGCCCGAAAGATATTGTTGAAGGAAcacttgagaacacacactggagaaaaacccttttcctgctcGGTATGTGATAAAGGTTTTGCTCACAAAAGTTTGTTGAAAGAACACATgcaaatacacactggagaaaaacctttttcctgctcagtatgtggtaaaggttttTCACGGAGACATTTGTTGATAGAACACATTAGAatacacacgggagaaaaacctttttcctgctcagtatGTGGTAAAGGCTTTGCCGGGAAGAAATTGTTGAAGGGAcacttgagaacacacactggagaaaaacctttttcctgctcagcatgtggtaaaggttttgcacgGACACATATGttgaaagaacacatgagaatacacacgggagaaaaacctttttcctgctcagcatgtggtaaaggttttgcacgGAACCATTTGttgaaagaacacatgagaatacacacgggagaaaaacctttttcctgctcagtatGCGGTAAAAGCTTTGCCCGAAAGAAATTGTTGAaggaacacatgagaatacacactggagaaaaccctttttcctgttcaatctgtggtaaaagttttgcacGCTCAAATATGttcaaagtacacatgagaacacacacaggtgagaaagtgttgagttgcagtgtgtgcggtgaaagattctcttataagtaccagtgtaagaaacacacgtgtgctggtgagaacagcagtaGCAAATGA